One Triticum dicoccoides isolate Atlit2015 ecotype Zavitan chromosome 5B, WEW_v2.0, whole genome shotgun sequence genomic window carries:
- the LOC119312647 gene encoding elongation factor 2-like has protein sequence MVKFTAEELRGIMDKKNNIRNMSVIAHVDHGKSTLTDSLVAAAGIIAQEVAGDVRMTDTRADEAERGITIKSTGISLFYQMTPESLEMYKGDRDGDEYLINLIDSPGHVDFSSEVTAALRITDGALVVVDCIEGVCVQTETVLRQALGERIRPVLTVNKMDRCFLELQFEGEEAYQTFSRVIENANVIMATYEDVLLGDVQVYPEKGTVAFSAGLHGWAFTLTNFAKMYASKFGVDEVKMMERLWGENFFDPATKKWTSKNTGTATCKRGFVQFCYEPIKQIIATCMNDQKDKLWPMLKKLGVTMKNDEKDLMGKALMKRVMQTWLPASRALLEMMIFHLPSPSKAQRYRVENLYEGPLDDIYANAIRNCDPDGPLMLYVSKMIPASDKGRFFAFGRVFAGRVATGMKVRIMGPNFVPGQKKDLYVKSVQRTVIWMGKKQESVEDVPCGNTVALVGLDQFITKNATLTNEKEVDACPIRAMKFSVSPVVRVAVQCKVASDLPKLVEGLKRLAKSDPMVLCTIEESGEHIIAGAGELHLEICLKDLQDDFMGGAEIIVSPPVVSFRETVLEKSCRTVMSKSPNKHNRLYMEARPLEEGLAEAIDDGRIGPRDDPKVRSKILSEEFGWDKDLAKKIWCFGPETTGPNMVVDMCKGVQYLNEIKDSVVAGFQWASKEGALCEENMRGICYEVCDVVLHTDAIHRGGGQVIPTARRVIYASQLTAKPRLLEPVYLVEIQAPENALGGIYGVLNQKRGHVFEEMQRQGTPLYNIKAYLPVIESFGFSSTLRAATSGQAFPQCVFDHWDIMASDPLDPGTQSATLVTEIRKRKGLKEQMTPLSDFEDKL, from the exons ATGGTGAAGTTTACAGCGGAGGAGCTCCGCGGAATTATGGACAAGAAAAATAATATTCGTAACATGTCTGTTATTGCTCATGTCGACCACG GCAAGTCTACGCTTACGGATTCCCTTGTGGCAGCTGCTGGGATTATCGCCCAGGAAGTTGCTGGGGATGTTCGCATGACTGATACCCGTGCAGATGAGGCAGAGCGTGGTATTACAATCAAATCCACGGGTATCTCTCTTTTCTATCAGATGACTCCTGAATCACTCGAGATGTACAAGGGCGACAGGGATGGTGATGagtacctgatcaaccttattgatTCACCTGGCCACGTTGACTTTTCTTCAGAAGTCACAGCTGCTCTTCGTATCACTGATGGTGCCTTGGTTGTTGTTGACTGTATTGAGGGTGTCTGTGTGCAGACTGAAACTGTGCTGCGCCAAGCTCTTGGTGAGAGGATTAGGCCTGTCCTTACTGTGAACAAGATGGACAGATGCTTTCTTGAGCTTCAGTTTGAAGGTGAGGAAGCATACCAGACTTTCTCCCGTGTTATTGAAAATGCCAATGTCATCATGGCAACATATGAAGATGTGCTCCTGGGTGATGTCCAAGTGTACCCAGAGAAGGGTACTGTTGCATTCTCTGCTGGTTTGCATGGGTGGGCTTTCACCCTTACAAACTTTGCTAAGATGTATGCCTCCAAGTTTGGTGTTGATGAGGTGAAGATGATGGAGAGGCTGTGGGGTGAGAACTTCTTTGACCCAGCCACAAAGAAATGGACCTCCAAGAACACTGGTACAGCTACCTGCAAGAGAGGTTTTGTTCAGTTCTGCTATGAGCCAATCAAGCAAATCATAGCCACCTGCATGAATGATCAGAAGGATAAGTTGTGGCCTATGTTGAAGAAgcttggtgtgaccatgaagaatGATGAGAAGGACTTGATGGGCAAGGCTCTCATGAAGCGTGTGATGCAAACTTGGCTGCCTGCCAGTCGAGCTCTGCTTGAGATGATGATATTTCACCTCCCCTCTCCCTCAAAGGCACAGAGGTATCGTGTGGAGAACTTGTATGAGGGTCCCCTTGATGATATATATGCTAATGCTATCAGAAACTGCGACCCTGATGGTCCTCTTATGCTGTATGTCTCCAAGATGATTCCAGCATCTGACAAGGGTAGATTCTTTGCCTTTGGACGTGTTTTTGCCGGGAGGGTTGCAACTGGCATGAAGGTCCGTATCATGGGTCCCAACTTTGTTCCTGGCCAGAAGAAGGATCTATATGTGAAGAGTGTCCAGCGGACTGTTATCTGGATGGGAAAGAAGCAAGAGTCTGTTGAGGATGTTCCCTGTGGTAACACTGTTGCTTTGGTTGGTTTGGATCAGTTCATCACCAAGAATGCAACCCTGACAAATGAGAAGGAAGTTGATGCCTGCCCAATCAGGGCTATGAAGTTCTCTGTGTCCCCTGTTGTGCGTGTTGCCGTTCAGTGCAAGGTGGCATCTGATCTTCCTAAGCTTGTTGAGGGTTTGAAGCGTCTGGCCAAGTCTGATCCTATGGTTCTCTGTACCATTGAAGAGTCTGGTGAGCATATCATTGCTGGAGCTGGAGAGCTTCATCTTGAAATCTGTCTGAAGGATCTGCAGGATGACTTCATGGGTGGTGCTGAAATTATTGTTTCCCCTCCTGTCGTCTCCTTCCGTGAGACTGTTCTGGAGAAGTCCTGCCGCACTGTCATGAGCAAGTCCCCCAACAAGCATAACCGTCTTTACATGGAAGCTCGCCCATTGGAGGAGGGATTGGCTGAGGCTATTGATGATGGCCGTATTGGCCCACGTGATGATCCTAAGGTGCGTTCTAAGATCCTATCTGAGGAGTTTGGTTGGGACAAGGATCTCGCCAAGAAGATTTGGTGCTTTGGACCTGAGACGACTGGCCCCAACATGGTTGTTGACATGTGTAAGGGAGTGCAGTATCTGAATGAAATCAAGGACTCTGTTGTGGCTGGGTTCCAGTGGGCATCAAAAGAAGGAGCATTGTGTGAGGAGAACATGCGTGGTATCTGCTATGAGGTCTGTGATGTTGTTCTCCACACTGATGCTATTCACAGGGGTGGTGGTCAGGTTATCCCAACGGCGAGGAGGGTCATTTACGCTTCTCAGCTCACTGCCAAGCCAAGGCTGCTGGAGCCCGTGTACCTGGTTGAGATCCAGGCCCCGGAGAATGCACTCGGCGGTATCTATGGtgttctgaatcagaagagaggCCACGTGTTCGAGGAGATGCAGAGGCAAGGTACCCCACTCTACAACATCAAGGCCTACCTGCCTGTCATCGAGTCCTTTGGGTTCTCGAGCACCCTGAGGGCCGCGACGTCCGGCCAGGCCTTCCCCCAGTGTGTGTTTGACCACTGGGACATCATGGCCTCCGATCCTTTGGACCCTGGCACCCAGTCGGCGACACTCGTGACGGAGATCCGCAAGAGGAAGGGTCTCAAGGAGCAGATGACTCCCCTATCCGATTTCGAGGACAAGCTCTAA